A single window of Cryptosporangium minutisporangium DNA harbors:
- a CDS encoding serine/threonine-protein kinase, translated as MLFDRAQLTAALPQYEVGAELGRGGFGLVIEGRHRRLGRPVAIKILTISGPDVERRFLAEAQVMAVFDHPHVVRVHDYAESDGLCLIVMEHLPGGTLTSRIAEGIRPETACAIGLAIADALHAAHQRGIVHRDIKPDNVLFAGDGAVKVTDFGIAKLFEGSSITTGTLVGTPAYAAPEQILGQRVGPPTDVYAVGGLVYHMLTGRTPFSLELPFSAMLHHHLTKRPELPAGMPPQIAAVIGQTLEKEPAARPASAKAFALALAAAAVADFGSSWSANADTPLRVDDDVRAVMALTTGSAQARLGGRPRPAPRRQSTDASVPLQLRTPPPGHLAIPESGPFTPPPGYDLSGTNYDRTGGVGSSYGHGVQPGGPVTPGYRPPTNVGPSFGHGAGPDVRSSFGHGADDALGAPPVTRSGRHAAEPDVAPISGPGFAPPTSSTGVAPPLSPAGSVGSPPVGSPPVGSPPPLGSPPFGGPPLDSSARLGSVPPPASPAPFGSPPPTGHPVSVGHSASGTSDATPWRAGPGIGRRAARRRQQRSEPHPDDLDAEEGLPRRMVILLVIIVVVVAAISIAIGAGLGSLQRSTESDSLPAPHSVVESVRQ; from the coding sequence ATGCTTTTCGACCGGGCCCAGCTCACGGCCGCGCTGCCCCAGTACGAGGTGGGAGCTGAGCTGGGTCGCGGCGGCTTCGGGTTGGTCATCGAGGGCCGTCATCGACGCCTCGGCCGACCGGTCGCGATCAAGATTCTGACGATTTCCGGCCCGGATGTCGAGCGCCGATTTCTTGCCGAAGCGCAAGTAATGGCGGTATTCGACCACCCGCATGTCGTCCGCGTACATGACTATGCGGAAAGCGACGGCCTCTGTCTGATCGTCATGGAACACCTTCCGGGTGGCACCCTTACGTCACGCATCGCCGAGGGGATCCGCCCGGAGACCGCGTGCGCGATCGGGCTGGCGATCGCCGACGCGCTGCACGCGGCGCACCAGCGCGGCATCGTGCACCGCGACATCAAGCCCGACAACGTTCTGTTCGCGGGCGACGGGGCCGTCAAGGTCACCGACTTCGGCATCGCGAAGCTCTTCGAGGGCTCCTCGATCACGACCGGCACGCTGGTGGGGACGCCGGCCTACGCCGCGCCCGAGCAGATCCTCGGCCAGCGCGTCGGTCCGCCCACGGACGTGTACGCGGTCGGCGGATTGGTCTACCACATGCTGACCGGGCGGACGCCGTTCTCGCTCGAGCTGCCGTTCTCGGCGATGCTCCACCACCACCTGACGAAGCGCCCGGAGTTGCCGGCCGGTATGCCGCCCCAGATCGCGGCGGTGATCGGCCAGACGCTGGAGAAGGAGCCGGCCGCGCGTCCGGCGTCCGCGAAGGCTTTTGCACTGGCGCTCGCGGCCGCCGCCGTGGCGGACTTCGGATCCAGCTGGTCCGCGAACGCGGACACACCACTCCGGGTGGACGACGACGTGCGCGCCGTGATGGCGCTGACCACCGGTTCGGCGCAGGCGCGGCTCGGCGGGAGGCCCCGGCCGGCCCCGCGACGGCAGTCGACCGACGCGTCCGTGCCGCTCCAGTTGCGGACCCCGCCCCCCGGTCACCTCGCGATCCCCGAGTCCGGGCCGTTCACCCCGCCACCGGGCTACGACCTCTCCGGAACGAACTACGACCGCACCGGCGGAGTCGGCTCCTCGTACGGGCACGGTGTCCAGCCCGGCGGGCCGGTCACCCCCGGATATCGTCCACCGACGAACGTCGGCCCGTCGTTCGGTCACGGCGCCGGTCCCGACGTGCGGTCGTCGTTCGGTCACGGGGCGGACGACGCACTCGGCGCGCCGCCGGTGACGCGGTCCGGACGGCACGCCGCCGAGCCGGACGTCGCGCCGATCTCCGGGCCCGGGTTCGCGCCACCAACCTCGTCGACCGGTGTGGCGCCGCCGCTGTCGCCGGCCGGCTCGGTAGGAAGCCCGCCGGTCGGCAGCCCGCCGGTGGGCAGCCCTCCGCCGCTGGGAAGCCCTCCGTTCGGAGGCCCACCGCTCGACAGCTCAGCGCGGCTAGGCAGTGTGCCGCCGCCGGCGAGCCCGGCGCCGTTCGGTAGCCCACCACCGACCGGGCACCCGGTGTCCGTCGGGCACTCGGCGTCGGGAACCTCCGACGCGACGCCGTGGCGAGCGGGGCCGGGCATCGGACGGCGGGCGGCGCGACGGCGTCAGCAACGGTCGGAGCCGCACCCGGACGACCTGGACGCCGAGGAAGGCCTCCCGCGCCGGATGGTGATCCTGCTGGTGATCATCGTCGTCGTGGTGGCGGCGATCAGCATCGCGATCGGCGCCGGCCTCGGCTCGCTGCAGCGCAGCACCGAGAGCGACAGCCTGCCCGCACCGCACTCGGTGGTGGAGAGCGTCAGACAGTGA
- a CDS encoding NAD(P)-dependent alcohol dehydrogenase, with protein MKACVRTVYGEADVLEVREVPAPTPGDREVLVRVRAASNDRGVWHMMTGRPYLMRPVIGLRAPKVAVLGRAFAGVVTEVGAQVTRFRPGDEVFGTNSTGCWAEYAVAPEKRLASLPPNVSFEQASTVGCSGTSALQAIRDLGRVRAGQRVLVIGAAGGVGSFAVQIGKSLGATVTGVCSTSKIDLVRSIGADDVIDYTREEVDAHGARYDVVVDTAGNRPLSLLQRALTPTGTLVLVGGEESRGRLLQGFHRQLFAPLIGIVRRRRMRNLLGTENVADFEELGRLMTAGSVTPPIVHTYSLDEAPDAMRYLAEGHPAGKIVITV; from the coding sequence ATGAAAGCGTGCGTGCGCACCGTCTACGGCGAGGCCGACGTTCTCGAGGTGCGGGAGGTGCCCGCGCCGACCCCGGGCGACCGCGAGGTGCTCGTCAGAGTCCGAGCGGCCAGCAACGACCGCGGCGTCTGGCACATGATGACCGGCCGCCCCTATCTGATGCGCCCGGTCATCGGACTCCGTGCGCCGAAGGTCGCGGTGCTCGGCCGGGCCTTCGCCGGCGTCGTCACCGAGGTCGGCGCGCAGGTGACCCGCTTCCGGCCCGGCGACGAGGTGTTCGGCACCAACAGCACCGGCTGCTGGGCCGAGTACGCCGTGGCGCCCGAGAAGCGGCTCGCCTCGTTACCGCCGAACGTCTCGTTCGAGCAGGCCTCCACCGTCGGCTGCTCCGGAACGTCCGCGCTGCAAGCGATTCGCGACCTCGGACGCGTGCGGGCCGGCCAGCGCGTTCTGGTGATCGGCGCGGCCGGCGGCGTCGGGTCGTTCGCCGTCCAGATCGGCAAGTCGCTCGGCGCGACGGTCACCGGCGTCTGCAGCACCTCGAAGATCGACCTGGTGCGCTCGATCGGCGCCGACGACGTCATCGACTACACCCGCGAGGAAGTGGACGCCCACGGCGCGCGGTACGACGTCGTCGTCGACACCGCCGGAAACCGACCGCTGTCGCTCCTGCAGCGCGCGCTGACACCGACCGGGACGCTCGTCCTCGTCGGCGGCGAGGAGTCACGCGGACGGCTGCTGCAGGGCTTCCACCGGCAACTGTTCGCGCCACTGATCGGGATCGTCCGCCGCCGCCGGATGCGGAACCTCCTCGGTACGGAGAACGTCGCCGATTTCGAGGAGCTCGGTCGCCTGATGACGGCCGGCTCGGTGACGCCGCCGATCGTCCACACCTACTCGCTCGACGAGGCGCCGGACGCGATGCGCTACCTCGCCGAGGGACACCCAGCGGGCAAGATCGTCATCACTGTCTGA
- a CDS encoding helix-turn-helix transcriptional regulator has translation MVKPTRVTNSIRALRFANGEMTQAELAERIGVTRQTVIAIEQGRYSPSLEMAFRIARVFHVPLDDVFHYPEDPGGAT, from the coding sequence ATGGTGAAGCCGACCCGGGTCACGAATTCGATCCGCGCCCTGCGCTTCGCCAACGGCGAGATGACCCAGGCCGAACTGGCCGAGCGCATCGGCGTGACCCGGCAAACCGTCATCGCCATCGAGCAGGGGCGGTACTCGCCCTCGCTGGAGATGGCGTTCCGTATCGCCCGTGTGTTCCACGTTCCACTCGACGACGTATTCCACTACCCGGAAGACCCAGGAGGAGCGACATGA